One part of the Theropithecus gelada isolate Dixy chromosome 5, Tgel_1.0, whole genome shotgun sequence genome encodes these proteins:
- the HELT gene encoding hairy and enhancer of split-related protein HELT isoform X1 — protein MSDKLKERKRTPVSHKVIEKRRRDRINRCLNELGKTVPMALAKQSSGKLEKAEILEMTVQYLRALHSADFPRGREKAELLAEFANYFHYGYHECMKNLVHYLTTVERMETKDTKYARILAFLQSKARLGAEPAFPPLGSLPEPDFSYQLHPAGPEFAGHSPGEAAVFPQGSGAGPFPWPPGAARSPALPYLPSASVQLASPAQQHSPFLTPVQGLDRHYLNLIGHAHPNALNLHTPQHPPVL, from the exons ATGTCAGACAAGCTCAAGGAACGCAAA AGAACCCCCGTTTCGCATAAAGTGATAGAAAAGCGGAGGAGGGACAGGATCAATCGCTGCTTGAATGAGCTGGGCAAGACGGTGCCCATGGCCCTGGCGAAGCAG AGTTCCGGGAAGCTGGAGAAGGCGGAGATCCTCGAGATGACCGTTCAGTACCTGAGAGCACTGCACTCCGCTGATTTTCCCCGGGGAAGGGAAAAAG CAGAACTTCTAGCGGAGTTTGCCAACTACTTCCACTATGGCTACCACGAGTGCATGAAGAACCTGGTGCATTACCTCACCACGGTGGAGCGGATGGAGACCAAGGACACCAAGTACGCGCGCATCCTTGCCTTCTTGCAGTCCAAGGCCCGCCTGGGCGCGGAGCCCGCCTTTCCGCCGCTAGGTTCGCTCCCGGAGCCGGATTTTTCCTACCAGCTGCACCCTGCGGGGCCAGAGTTCGCTGGCCACAGCCCGGGCGAGGCCGCTGTGTTCCCGCAGGGCTCTGGGGCTGGGCCTTTCCCCTGGCCGCCTGGCGCGGCCCGCAGCCCCGCACTGCCCTACCTGCCCAGCGCGTCAGTCCAGCTCGCGAGCCCAGCGCAGCAGCACAGCCCCTTCCTGACGCCGGTGCAGGGCCTGGACCGGCATTACCTCAACCTGATCGGCCACGCGCACCCCAACGCCCTTAACCTGCACACGCCCCAGCACCCCCCGGTACTCTGA
- the HELT gene encoding hairy and enhancer of split-related protein HELT isoform X2, whose translation MSDKLKERKRTPVSHKVIEKRRRDRINRCLNELGKTVPMALAKQSSGKLEKAEILEMTVQYLRALHSADFPRGREKELLAEFANYFHYGYHECMKNLVHYLTTVERMETKDTKYARILAFLQSKARLGAEPAFPPLGSLPEPDFSYQLHPAGPEFAGHSPGEAAVFPQGSGAGPFPWPPGAARSPALPYLPSASVQLASPAQQHSPFLTPVQGLDRHYLNLIGHAHPNALNLHTPQHPPVL comes from the exons ATGTCAGACAAGCTCAAGGAACGCAAA AGAACCCCCGTTTCGCATAAAGTGATAGAAAAGCGGAGGAGGGACAGGATCAATCGCTGCTTGAATGAGCTGGGCAAGACGGTGCCCATGGCCCTGGCGAAGCAG AGTTCCGGGAAGCTGGAGAAGGCGGAGATCCTCGAGATGACCGTTCAGTACCTGAGAGCACTGCACTCCGCTGATTTTCCCCGGGGAAGGGAAAAAG AACTTCTAGCGGAGTTTGCCAACTACTTCCACTATGGCTACCACGAGTGCATGAAGAACCTGGTGCATTACCTCACCACGGTGGAGCGGATGGAGACCAAGGACACCAAGTACGCGCGCATCCTTGCCTTCTTGCAGTCCAAGGCCCGCCTGGGCGCGGAGCCCGCCTTTCCGCCGCTAGGTTCGCTCCCGGAGCCGGATTTTTCCTACCAGCTGCACCCTGCGGGGCCAGAGTTCGCTGGCCACAGCCCGGGCGAGGCCGCTGTGTTCCCGCAGGGCTCTGGGGCTGGGCCTTTCCCCTGGCCGCCTGGCGCGGCCCGCAGCCCCGCACTGCCCTACCTGCCCAGCGCGTCAGTCCAGCTCGCGAGCCCAGCGCAGCAGCACAGCCCCTTCCTGACGCCGGTGCAGGGCCTGGACCGGCATTACCTCAACCTGATCGGCCACGCGCACCCCAACGCCCTTAACCTGCACACGCCCCAGCACCCCCCGGTACTCTGA